From Oceanispirochaeta sp.:
ATCTCCCCGGCAGGTTCTGTCTACTCCCGGGGGAGCAGTAGAAATTCAATTTCCCTTCATGCCCTATATTTTGAAAGGGAGTCTCATCCCTCAGGAAGGGGAAACTGAGAATCTGAAGGCATTTACTCTCGAAGCCTGGGGAGATGATATCCTCCATTTCTATTCTGCCCATCATTCTGAGACTCCTATGCTGAGTGTCTCTCGGGAACTCAAAAAAACTGCTCTGACCGTCAAAGAGGATGAAACCGGATGGTCCATTCTGGATAGTCACAACCAGATCCGCGGCCGTTTTGAAAAGAAAAAAGATCCACTGCCGGGCTGGAGCGACATGATCCGGGCATCCTATGATTCACTCCAGGGATTCCTGTCTCCCGATGGAATGACGAGACTCTCCTTCAGCGGATCGGATCAGTTTTTTCCAGAGAAAGTGGAATCTCTGCCTCTGGCCTTCCTCAGCTATAAGGAAGGAGGCAAAGAAAAAGAGAGCAGCCTCTTCTCATTCCAGGCTGAATACAACGAGCATTTTGCCGGAACAGGAGAGCGCTTTGCTCCCACCGATATCAGAGGAAAGACCTTTGTTCTGGAAAACCATGACGGCCTGGGTGTGAACAGCCGGCGCTGCTATAAAAACATACCCTTTTACCTCTCCAGCAGAGGCTATGGTGTCTTTATGCATACCAGCGCCCATATTCGCCTCTCCCTTGCCGACATCTCCACCAGAGCCGCCCAGGCCCGGATTGAAGAACCCGAGGTGGATCTATTTCTAATGGGAGGCGGCCCCCCCGAAAGGATTCTATTTCACTACCGCTCCCTGACCGGCTTCCCCCCGGAACTCCCCCTGTGGAGCTATGGAACCTGGATGAGCCGGATGACCTATTTTTCCGCCGATGAAATTGAGGAAATCTGTGACAGACTGCGGGAGGAAAAATACCCCTGCGATGTGATTCATATCGATACGGGCTGGTTCGAAATAGACTGGGTCTGTGAATGGAAGTTCAGCAAAAAGAACTTCCCTGATCCGGCAGGATTTATGAAGAGGCTGAAGGACAGCCACTACCGGGTGTCCCTCTGGCAGACTCCCAATATCGGTGAGGGAAATGCCCTGCTGGAAGAGGCAGTAGAAAAAAGATACCTGGCACCTGCTTCTGCCGAGGGAGGCATCAGTAGTGCCTCCGATTTTTCGGGACAGGACTTCGGAGGGCAGATTGATTTTTCAAACCCCGAAGCCCTCGCGTGGTACCAGTCCCTGCTGAAGAGTCTGTTTGACAAGGGAGCCGCGGTCATCAAAACCGATTTTGGGGAATCCATCCTGATGGATTCGGACTACCTGAACATAAAAGCTGACTTGTTTCACAATATTTATTCTCTTTACTATCAAAAGGCGGCCTTTGAGGCATCCCTTAAGCACACGGGAGAAGGAATCATCTGGGCCCGCTCCGCCTGGGCAGGCGCACAACGCTACCCCATTCACTGGGGCGGGGATGCCGCCGCCAGCTGGGATGGAATGGCCGCTTCCCTCCGGGGAGGACTGCAGCTGGGCCTTTCCGGCTTCGGTTACTGGAGTCATGACGTACCGGGATTCCACGGACTCCCTGAGTTTATGAACACCCTTCCGACGGAAACCCTCTATATGCGCTGGACCCAGTTTGCTGTCTTCAGCTCTCATCTCCGATACCACGGAACCTCACCAAGAGAACCCTGGCACTACCCCGGAATTACGGGCATGATCAGGAAGTGGCTGAACCTTCGTTATCACCTGATCCCCTACTTTCTTCAGGAAGCAGCCCTGATGGGAAGCAGCGGGTTTCCCTTCCTCCGATCCCTTCTGTTTCATTCTCCCGAGGACCCCATGACCTGGATGGTGGACGACCAGTTTTTCTGCGGCGGCAGTCTCCTGGTCTGCCCCGTGATGAATGACCGGGGAGTCCGGGATGTCTACCTTCCCGAGGGCTGCTGGATCGATTTCTGGACAGGAGAAGAAACAGCCGGTCCGGTTCTGCTTAGAAACGTAGAGACTCCTCTGGACAGGCTGCCCCTCTACTGCGTGAAGGGAGCCGAGATCCCGGTTTATCCCGAACTGGTTCAGTCTACGGATGAGATGGATCTTTTCCGTGTAGAAGTTCTTAAGATTGATTCCGCTTTTTCTGGATGGCTGGATTCAGAGTACGCCGGGTCCTGGGGCTGG
This genomic window contains:
- a CDS encoding alpha-xylosidase — protein: MKQVNDFMADMADFDIHPEAVLWRAGSPRQVLSTPGGAVEIQFPFMPYILKGSLIPQEGETENLKAFTLEAWGDDILHFYSAHHSETPMLSVSRELKKTALTVKEDETGWSILDSHNQIRGRFEKKKDPLPGWSDMIRASYDSLQGFLSPDGMTRLSFSGSDQFFPEKVESLPLAFLSYKEGGKEKESSLFSFQAEYNEHFAGTGERFAPTDIRGKTFVLENHDGLGVNSRRCYKNIPFYLSSRGYGVFMHTSAHIRLSLADISTRAAQARIEEPEVDLFLMGGGPPERILFHYRSLTGFPPELPLWSYGTWMSRMTYFSADEIEEICDRLREEKYPCDVIHIDTGWFEIDWVCEWKFSKKNFPDPAGFMKRLKDSHYRVSLWQTPNIGEGNALLEEAVEKRYLAPASAEGGISSASDFSGQDFGGQIDFSNPEALAWYQSLLKSLFDKGAAVIKTDFGESILMDSDYLNIKADLFHNIYSLYYQKAAFEASLKHTGEGIIWARSAWAGAQRYPIHWGGDAAASWDGMAASLRGGLQLGLSGFGYWSHDVPGFHGLPEFMNTLPTETLYMRWTQFAVFSSHLRYHGTSPREPWHYPGITGMIRKWLNLRYHLIPYFLQEAALMGSSGFPFLRSLLFHSPEDPMTWMVDDQFFCGGSLLVCPVMNDRGVRDVYLPEGCWIDFWTGEETAGPVLLRNVETPLDRLPLYCVKGAEIPVYPELVQSTDEMDLFRVEVLKIDSAFSGWLDSEYAGSWGWT